The following coding sequences are from one Epilithonimonas vandammei window:
- the aroQ gene encoding type II 3-dehydroquinate dehydratase codes for MKILIINGPNLNLLGTREPEIYGSVSMEDYLLELNTEFPNHELLYYQSNIEGELINRLQKDDFNAVVINPGAFTHYSYAIADCLKNIQIPKIEIHISNIYKREEFRKKSVTAESCDAVISGFGMKGYKLALQSLL; via the coding sequence ATGAAAATCTTAATTATTAACGGACCTAATCTTAATTTACTAGGAACTCGTGAACCCGAAATATATGGCTCCGTTTCTATGGAAGATTATCTTCTGGAATTGAATACAGAATTCCCTAACCATGAACTTCTTTACTACCAATCCAATATTGAAGGTGAATTGATCAACCGTTTGCAAAAAGATGACTTCAATGCTGTGGTAATTAATCCCGGTGCTTTTACGCATTATTCTTATGCCATTGCAGATTGCTTGAAAAATATTCAGATACCAAAAATCGAGATCCACATCAGTAATATCTACAAGCGCGAAGAATTCCGTAAGAAGTCAGTGACCGCAGAAAGCTGCGATGCAGTTATCTCTGGTTTTGGAATGAAGGGATACAAACTTGCATTACAAAGTTTACTGTAA
- a CDS encoding PaaI family thioesterase gives MNARETAEYIFEKDLFSQWLGIELVEIKHNYCLIKMPVKPEMINGLGTVHGGVTFAFADSALAFSSNNSGEAAVALNCYINFTKAAKKGDVLTAESILLNDTRKTAIYDITITNQNDEVVAGFRGTVYKIGKKVVEMETL, from the coding sequence ATGAACGCAAGAGAAACGGCAGAATATATTTTTGAGAAAGACTTGTTTTCTCAATGGCTGGGAATTGAACTGGTTGAAATAAAACACAATTATTGCCTTATAAAAATGCCTGTTAAACCCGAAATGATTAACGGGCTTGGGACGGTTCACGGGGGTGTAACGTTTGCTTTTGCGGATTCTGCATTGGCTTTTTCCAGTAATAATTCTGGCGAAGCTGCCGTTGCGCTCAATTGCTATATAAACTTTACAAAAGCTGCAAAAAAAGGAGATGTTTTAACGGCAGAAAGTATTCTTTTGAATGATACTAGGAAAACTGCTATTTATGATATTACCATTACAAATCAAAATGATGAGGTTGTAGCAGGTTTTCGAGGAACAGTTTACAAGATTGGCAAAAAAGTTGTAGAAATGGAAACATTATAA
- a CDS encoding enoyl-CoA hydratase/isomerase family protein produces the protein MYSQIEIDSQFDGKLQLIYLNQPDSYNSLTQVMLGELRNAVHKFSNDDNVRCIAISGKGKAFCAGQNLKEALGFDEDDRTIQRFVIEYYNPLVLEIVKCKKPVVALVNGPAVGAGAMLASICDFTLATESSYFSFAFANIGLIPDTAGTYYLPKLVGRQLASYLSFTGKKVPATEAKKIGLVADVFSDAEFVEKSMEVLAQLSHAATAALYLTKKAFNKSYNFTLNEQLDYESIIQQDAAETEDFKEGVAAFIEKRLPNYKGK, from the coding sequence ATGTATTCACAAATAGAGATAGATTCCCAATTCGACGGAAAATTGCAATTGATTTATCTGAATCAGCCGGATAGTTATAACAGCCTTACCCAAGTTATGCTTGGTGAATTGCGAAATGCGGTTCACAAATTCAGTAATGATGATAATGTAAGATGTATAGCAATTTCCGGGAAGGGAAAAGCATTTTGTGCCGGACAAAACTTGAAAGAAGCTTTAGGATTTGATGAGGATGATAGAACAATCCAAAGATTTGTGATTGAATATTATAATCCTTTGGTTCTCGAAATTGTTAAATGTAAAAAACCAGTAGTAGCATTGGTTAATGGTCCCGCTGTTGGAGCAGGAGCAATGCTGGCATCTATTTGTGACTTTACTTTAGCGACAGAAAGTTCTTACTTTTCTTTTGCTTTTGCGAATATTGGTTTGATTCCGGACACTGCGGGAACTTATTACCTACCCAAATTAGTGGGAAGACAATTGGCGAGTTATTTATCTTTCACAGGGAAAAAAGTTCCAGCGACAGAAGCTAAGAAAATAGGGTTGGTGGCAGATGTCTTTTCAGATGCAGAATTTGTAGAAAAATCTATGGAGGTTTTGGCACAGCTTTCTCACGCAGCAACAGCTGCACTTTATCTCACCAAAAAAGCCTTCAATAAGTCCTATAACTTTACACTGAACGAACAGCTGGATTATGAATCCATTATTCAGCAAGATGCAGCAGAAACCGAAGATTTCAAAGAAGGCGTTGCTGCTTTCATTGAAAAACGTTTGCCAAATTATAAAGGAAAGTAA
- the clpB gene encoding ATP-dependent chaperone ClpB, with translation MNLNQYTVKSQEAIQAAQQVAMEFGNQQIEPQHLLEGIFQVDENISPFLLKKSEADATLVRERNRENLEKLPKVQGGNIYLSQSANKVLLDAVNIAKKMGDEFVTIEHLWLSLLETNSEASKMLKDMGVTKNLLEGGIKELRKGSKATSASSEETYQSLNKYAKNFNELAAEGKLDPVIGRDEEIRRVLQILSRRTKNNPILIGEPGVGKTAIAEGIAHRIINGDVPENLQDKTLYSLDMGALIAGAKYKGEFEERLKSVVNEVIKSDGQIILFIDEIHTLVGAGGGEGAMDAANILKPALARGELRAIGATTLNEYQKYFEKDKALERRFQKVMVEEPDTESAISILRGIKDKYEAHHKVRIKDEAIIAAVEMSQRYISDRFLPDKAIDLIDEASAKLRMEINSKPEELDVLDRRLMQLEIELAAISREGNQAKIDHLKEDIAKISEQRNEINAKWLKEKQKSEDLTQIKKDIEALKLEAERASRAGDYAKVAEIQYGKIKEKEDALQKLELEMQNHQNELIKEEVTSEHISEVIAKWTGIPVTKLLQSEREKLLHLEDELHKRVVGQEEAIEAVANAIRRNRAGLSDDKKPIGSFLFLGTTGVGKTELAKALAEFLFDDENNMTRIDMSEYQERHSVSRLVGAPPGYVGYDEGGQLTEAVRRRPYSVVLLDEIEKAHPDVFNTLLQVLDDGRLTDNKGRVVNFKNSIIIMTSNLGSHIIQENFENITEENQDEIVDKTKIQVFDLLKQTLRPEFLNRIDEIVLFQPLRKKEIAKIVQYQLRGFNDMLAKRNIIMTATQDALDYLTNKGYDPVFGARPLKRVIQQEVLNKLSKEILAGNVNDGDRITLDYFEESGLVFRPIE, from the coding sequence ATGAATTTAAATCAGTACACTGTAAAATCACAGGAAGCCATCCAAGCAGCACAACAAGTCGCAATGGAATTTGGTAATCAGCAGATTGAACCACAACATTTACTTGAAGGAATTTTTCAGGTTGATGAAAATATATCGCCTTTCTTATTAAAAAAATCTGAAGCAGATGCCACTTTGGTGAGAGAGCGAAACAGAGAAAATCTTGAAAAACTCCCAAAAGTTCAGGGAGGAAATATTTATCTTTCACAATCAGCAAACAAAGTTTTGCTTGATGCGGTCAACATCGCCAAAAAAATGGGCGATGAATTTGTAACAATCGAACATCTTTGGCTTTCACTTTTAGAAACCAATTCAGAAGCTTCAAAAATGCTAAAAGATATGGGCGTTACGAAAAACCTTTTGGAAGGCGGAATCAAAGAATTGAGAAAAGGCTCAAAAGCAACTTCTGCAAGTTCTGAGGAAACCTACCAAAGCTTGAATAAATATGCTAAAAATTTCAACGAACTCGCTGCAGAAGGGAAACTTGACCCTGTAATCGGTCGTGATGAAGAAATCAGAAGAGTTTTGCAGATTCTTTCAAGAAGAACCAAAAACAATCCGATTCTGATTGGTGAACCCGGAGTTGGTAAAACTGCGATTGCAGAAGGAATTGCACACAGAATTATCAATGGTGACGTTCCTGAAAACTTGCAGGATAAAACTTTGTACTCCTTAGATATGGGTGCTTTAATTGCCGGTGCAAAATATAAAGGTGAGTTTGAAGAGCGTTTGAAATCTGTTGTGAATGAGGTTATCAAATCAGACGGACAGATTATCCTTTTCATAGATGAAATACACACTTTGGTTGGAGCCGGAGGCGGTGAAGGCGCGATGGATGCGGCAAATATTCTGAAACCAGCCTTGGCTAGAGGAGAATTAAGAGCGATCGGTGCAACGACTTTGAATGAATATCAAAAATATTTCGAGAAAGATAAAGCACTTGAAAGACGTTTCCAGAAAGTGATGGTTGAAGAACCGGATACCGAATCGGCAATTTCTATTCTTCGTGGAATTAAAGATAAATATGAAGCGCATCACAAAGTAAGAATCAAAGACGAAGCGATTATTGCGGCAGTGGAAATGTCTCAACGATATATTTCAGACCGATTTCTACCGGATAAAGCGATTGATTTGATTGATGAAGCTTCGGCTAAACTGAGAATGGAAATCAATTCAAAACCTGAAGAGCTGGATGTTCTCGACAGACGATTGATGCAGTTGGAAATTGAATTGGCAGCCATTTCAAGAGAAGGAAATCAGGCGAAAATTGACCATTTGAAGGAAGATATTGCTAAAATTTCTGAACAGAGAAATGAAATCAATGCAAAATGGCTAAAAGAAAAACAAAAATCTGAGGATTTAACTCAGATTAAAAAAGATATTGAGGCTTTAAAATTAGAAGCGGAAAGAGCTTCAAGAGCTGGAGATTACGCCAAAGTAGCAGAAATCCAGTACGGAAAAATTAAGGAGAAGGAAGATGCTTTGCAGAAACTTGAACTGGAAATGCAAAACCATCAGAATGAATTGATAAAAGAAGAAGTAACTTCTGAACACATTTCTGAAGTAATTGCAAAATGGACAGGAATTCCTGTAACCAAACTTTTACAATCCGAAAGAGAAAAATTATTACATCTGGAGGACGAGCTCCACAAGAGAGTTGTCGGTCAGGAAGAAGCCATTGAAGCCGTGGCAAATGCAATCCGAAGAAACAGAGCAGGATTAAGCGATGATAAAAAACCAATTGGCTCATTCCTGTTTTTAGGAACCACCGGAGTCGGAAAAACCGAGCTGGCAAAAGCATTAGCGGAGTTTTTATTCGATGATGAAAACAATATGACGAGAATTGATATGAGTGAATATCAGGAGCGTCATAGTGTTTCGAGATTAGTTGGTGCTCCTCCGGGATATGTAGGTTATGATGAAGGCGGTCAGTTGACTGAAGCCGTGAGAAGAAGACCATATTCCGTGGTACTTTTAGACGAAATCGAAAAAGCGCATCCTGATGTTTTCAACACGTTGTTGCAGGTTTTGGATGACGGTCGTTTGACGGATAACAAAGGTAGAGTTGTGAATTTCAAAAACTCGATTATCATTATGACTTCGAATTTAGGTTCGCATATCATTCAGGAGAATTTTGAAAATATCACAGAAGAAAACCAAGATGAAATTGTTGATAAAACCAAAATTCAGGTTTTTGATTTATTAAAACAAACACTTCGTCCGGAATTCCTCAACAGAATTGATGAAATAGTTTTATTCCAGCCTTTAAGAAAAAAAGAAATCGCAAAAATCGTTCAATATCAGCTGAGAGGTTTCAATGATATGTTAGCAAAACGCAATATCATTATGACCGCAACACAAGATGCTTTGGATTACCTCACCAACAAAGGTTACGATCCAGTTTTCGGAGCAAGACCTTTGAAAAGAGTAATTCAGCAGGAAGTTCTCAACAAATTATCCAAAGAAATTCTCGCTGGAAATGTGAATGACGGCGACAGAATCACTCTAGATTATTTTGAAGAAAGTGGATTGGTTTTCAGACCTATTGAGTAA
- a CDS encoding zinc metalloprotease, translating to MKKTFFYLISAAVLTACNNTNETESITSENPTTSTASRRSCPSEEIRAELLKSDASARQRYANIESAVQSFAGKVLADGSVDIPVVVNVIYKTSAENISDARIAEQIAILNADFAGTNSDASKIPTEFSGVKAGDTKVRFHLIKTVRKSTTKTKWGTNDAMKKASTGGIDATTPSRYFNLWVVGDMGGVLGYATFPESAGLWNDGVVIAAPYFGKTGATSPYNLGRTATHEVGHYLNLRHIWGDATCGNDLVADTPTQTGANYGTPTYPLYNTCSGTSRSVMFMNYMDYVNDAAMFMFSAGQKSRIQSVVASGGSRSGLRVY from the coding sequence ATGAAGAAAACATTCTTTTACTTGATCTCTGCTGCTGTTCTTACAGCATGTAACAACACTAATGAAACAGAAAGCATAACTTCTGAGAACCCAACCACGTCCACAGCATCCAGAAGAAGTTGTCCTTCGGAAGAAATCCGTGCTGAGCTTTTAAAAAGTGATGCATCAGCAAGACAACGTTATGCTAATATAGAATCTGCTGTACAATCTTTTGCGGGAAAGGTTCTAGCTGATGGTAGTGTTGATATTCCAGTTGTCGTAAACGTCATTTATAAAACCAGTGCAGAAAACATTTCAGATGCAAGAATCGCTGAGCAAATTGCCATTCTCAACGCTGATTTCGCTGGAACAAACAGTGACGCATCAAAAATTCCAACAGAATTTTCAGGTGTAAAAGCAGGTGATACAAAAGTCAGATTTCACCTGATTAAAACGGTTAGAAAATCTACAACAAAGACAAAATGGGGAACGAATGATGCTATGAAAAAAGCATCCACGGGTGGTATTGATGCCACAACTCCAAGCAGATACTTCAATCTTTGGGTAGTTGGAGATATGGGCGGAGTCCTTGGCTATGCTACATTCCCAGAATCCGCAGGATTATGGAATGACGGTGTTGTAATTGCTGCACCCTATTTTGGAAAAACAGGCGCTACATCGCCTTACAACCTTGGTAGAACAGCGACGCACGAGGTTGGTCATTATCTAAACCTAAGACACATCTGGGGTGATGCGACTTGCGGTAATGACTTGGTTGCTGATACACCTACTCAGACTGGTGCAAACTATGGAACACCAACATACCCGTTGTATAATACTTGTAGCGGAACTTCTAGATCTGTTATGTTTATGAATTACATGGACTATGTAAATGATGCCGCAATGTTTATGTTCTCGGCTGGTCAAAAAAGCAGAATTCAGTCAGTAGTAGCTTCCGGTGGATCTAGATCTGGACTAAGAGTTTATTAA
- a CDS encoding endonuclease/exonuclease/phosphatase family protein: protein MKKLFFGLLMASNLFFSQDLKVMTYNIRLSLESDKENSWNNRKDDALALMSYYHPDYFGVQEAVPQQMVDIKTALSDYDYVGVGRDDGKNQGEYSAIFYDKSKLDVLKSGTFWLSETPEKPSKGWDAAYNRVCTYAFFKIKKTGKQFLAMNLHFDHVGDVARVNSAKLILEKIKKLNPKNVPLTLTGDFNLTDDSEPIKIISKSLDNVFYHSKKTHYGPKGTFTGFDINTIPQDRIDYIFVKGFEVLSNRTINDRRENLLYPSDHFPILAEINFKK, encoded by the coding sequence ATGAAAAAATTATTTTTCGGATTATTAATGGCATCTAACCTTTTCTTTTCTCAGGATCTGAAAGTGATGACTTACAACATTAGACTGTCTTTGGAAAGCGACAAAGAAAACTCTTGGAACAACAGAAAAGATGATGCTTTGGCGCTGATGTCGTATTATCATCCCGATTATTTCGGTGTTCAGGAAGCCGTTCCGCAGCAAATGGTTGATATCAAGACTGCCTTGTCGGATTATGACTACGTAGGTGTGGGCAGAGATGATGGGAAAAACCAGGGCGAGTATTCCGCGATTTTTTACGACAAAAGCAAACTGGATGTGCTGAAGTCCGGGACATTCTGGCTCAGCGAAACGCCCGAAAAGCCTTCTAAAGGTTGGGATGCGGCGTACAACAGAGTTTGTACTTATGCGTTTTTCAAAATAAAAAAAACTGGCAAACAATTCTTGGCGATGAACCTGCATTTTGACCACGTTGGTGATGTTGCAAGAGTGAATTCTGCGAAGCTAATTCTTGAAAAAATAAAAAAACTGAATCCGAAAAATGTTCCATTGACTTTGACCGGCGATTTCAATTTGACAGATGATTCGGAACCGATTAAAATTATTTCAAAATCTTTGGATAATGTTTTTTACCATTCAAAAAAAACACATTATGGACCAAAGGGAACTTTTACAGGATTTGATATTAACACTATTCCGCAGGACAGAATTGATTATATTTTCGTGAAAGGTTTTGAGGTTTTGTCCAACAGAACCATCAATGATAGGCGGGAAAATCTGCTTTACCCATCGGACCATTTTCCGATTTTAGCAGAGATTAACTTTAAGAAATAG
- the fmt gene encoding methionyl-tRNA formyltransferase yields the protein MTKSLNIVFFGTPDFAKASLEAIFKSHHKIVGVVTAPDKASGRGMKLTPSPVKVFAEQENLKLFQPEKLRNPEFLESVRNLNADVFVVVAFRMMPQVLFSIPRLGTFNLHGSLLPDYRGAAPINFAVINGETKSGVTTFFINEKIDEGHILLQAETNILPEDNAGTLHDKLMEIGANLVVETLNGLSENTIKEKPQPEKENPKTAYKIFKDDLKIHWNQSSEKIHNFVRGMSPYPTAFTILKIGDEEKSLKIFKGHFELESHSREAGDFEISKNEFKFYTKDGIYYPEDVQIQGKKRMPIKDFLNGIQNFEDYKK from the coding sequence ATGACTAAATCTCTTAATATCGTTTTTTTCGGAACACCAGATTTTGCTAAAGCGTCTTTGGAAGCTATTTTTAAATCTCATCATAAAATTGTGGGCGTTGTAACTGCGCCAGACAAAGCCAGCGGAAGAGGAATGAAACTTACACCTTCGCCGGTAAAGGTGTTTGCAGAACAAGAAAATCTCAAGCTTTTTCAGCCAGAAAAATTGCGAAATCCAGAATTTTTAGAATCCGTCAGAAACCTGAATGCCGATGTTTTTGTGGTAGTTGCATTCAGAATGATGCCTCAGGTTTTGTTTTCTATTCCCAGATTAGGAACGTTTAATTTGCACGGTTCTTTGTTGCCGGACTATCGTGGTGCTGCGCCTATCAATTTTGCTGTCATCAATGGTGAGACCAAGTCTGGCGTTACCACATTTTTCATCAATGAAAAAATAGATGAAGGTCACATTCTTTTACAAGCCGAAACCAACATTTTGCCAGAAGATAACGCTGGGACACTACACGATAAGCTGATGGAAATAGGCGCCAATCTGGTTGTAGAAACACTTAACGGATTATCAGAAAATACGATTAAGGAAAAACCTCAGCCTGAAAAAGAAAATCCCAAAACGGCTTATAAAATATTCAAAGACGATCTGAAAATCCATTGGAATCAAAGCTCAGAAAAGATTCACAATTTCGTGAGAGGAATGTCGCCTTATCCAACAGCTTTCACGATTTTAAAAATAGGAGACGAGGAAAAATCACTGAAAATATTCAAAGGGCATTTTGAATTGGAATCACATTCTAGAGAAGCTGGAGATTTTGAGATTTCTAAAAATGAGTTCAAATTCTACACAAAAGATGGGATTTATTATCCGGAAGATGTTCAAATCCAAGGTAAAAAAAGAATGCCTATCAAAGATTTTCTTAACGGAATTCAGAATTTTGAAGATTATAAAAAGTAA
- a CDS encoding RecQ family ATP-dependent DNA helicase: MLSPINSNEKLIIDTLKNFWGYNDFRSSQKEIILSIISGKDTLALLPTGGGKSLCYQLPALVLEGVCLVISPLLALMKDQILMLQSLGIEGELLSSELDEFEEELVYNKCKDGLIKILYVSPERLQNPLFLKNIQDIQISFIAVDEAHCISEWGSDFRPSYQNIKQFRQEFKKVPCLALTATATNKVVNEISNKLGLHETKIFRQSFRRDNLNVIVENISDKYNRILQFLNQNPASGIIYSRTRKEAEALTDFLKNNNFPNVDFYHAGLPTTEKERLQKKWISGRFHVLVSTNAFGMGIDKDNVKFVIHLSPSSTIENYYQEIGRAGRNGDEAIALLLWNNQELAHIDDIFRNQIPSKTEYQKILTYLYSMFQIGDNDLPEKTFSLEIQKLNNLTKLSKAKIRNILSFLHNQELIYHKSSASASTIQSFVKPEELEQLSPSDAYFLELLFRNLPGLAIQKVYFSDAAFCSKNNFDIQTFKVKLKQMQKAGYLEYLDGGQQAIKFLKPRNDRHLFGEYWRLFHHIQQNKLRKWEENKFYFRDTDFCKMKLILSYFGEADAENCGKCSVCRKRTASKRNLSSEIILQLEKKPMTLDEMCAALHFYQRETVSETIIFLLDIGKVKMLNYKTYMLNQ, encoded by the coding sequence ATGCTTTCTCCAATAAATTCCAATGAGAAATTAATCATTGATACTCTAAAAAATTTTTGGGGTTATAATGATTTTAGATCTTCTCAAAAGGAAATCATTTTATCCATTATCTCCGGAAAAGATACTCTTGCACTTTTGCCGACGGGCGGAGGGAAATCTCTTTGTTATCAGCTGCCGGCATTGGTTTTAGAAGGTGTTTGCTTAGTCATATCTCCACTTTTAGCTTTGATGAAAGATCAGATTCTTATGCTTCAATCATTAGGAATCGAAGGAGAGTTACTCAGTTCCGAGTTGGACGAATTTGAAGAAGAATTGGTCTATAATAAATGTAAAGACGGATTAATAAAAATTCTTTATGTCTCTCCTGAAAGACTACAAAATCCTTTGTTTTTAAAAAATATTCAGGACATTCAGATTTCTTTTATAGCAGTAGATGAAGCGCATTGTATTTCCGAATGGGGATCAGATTTTCGTCCTAGTTATCAAAATATAAAACAATTTAGGCAGGAATTCAAAAAAGTGCCTTGTCTTGCACTCACTGCAACAGCTACCAATAAAGTTGTTAATGAAATATCAAACAAACTCGGTCTTCATGAAACAAAGATTTTCAGACAAAGCTTCAGAAGAGATAACCTGAATGTCATTGTAGAAAATATTTCGGATAAATATAACAGAATACTTCAGTTTTTGAACCAAAATCCAGCTTCGGGAATTATCTATTCCAGAACAAGAAAAGAAGCAGAAGCTTTAACTGATTTTTTAAAAAATAATAACTTTCCAAACGTAGATTTCTATCACGCAGGATTGCCAACTACAGAAAAGGAAAGATTACAAAAAAAATGGATTTCCGGTCGCTTTCACGTATTGGTGTCTACCAATGCTTTCGGAATGGGAATAGACAAGGATAATGTGAAATTCGTTATCCATCTGTCGCCATCATCTACAATTGAAAACTATTATCAGGAAATAGGAAGAGCTGGAAGAAATGGAGACGAAGCTATAGCTCTTTTACTTTGGAATAATCAGGAACTTGCCCATATAGACGATATTTTTCGGAATCAGATTCCAAGCAAAACAGAGTATCAGAAAATTCTCACCTACCTTTATTCTATGTTTCAGATTGGAGATAATGATTTGCCGGAAAAAACATTTTCTCTAGAGATTCAAAAACTGAATAATCTGACGAAATTATCCAAAGCCAAAATCAGGAATATTCTTTCGTTTCTACATAATCAGGAATTGATTTATCATAAAAGCTCTGCTTCTGCATCCACTATTCAGAGTTTTGTAAAGCCAGAAGAATTAGAGCAGCTCAGTCCTTCCGATGCCTATTTCTTGGAATTGCTTTTCAGGAATTTACCAGGATTGGCAATCCAAAAAGTTTATTTTAGTGATGCCGCATTTTGTAGTAAAAATAATTTTGACATCCAGACTTTTAAGGTAAAATTAAAACAAATGCAAAAAGCAGGTTATCTGGAATATTTGGATGGCGGTCAGCAGGCCATAAAGTTCCTCAAACCAAGAAATGACAGGCATCTTTTTGGAGAATATTGGCGGCTGTTTCATCATATCCAACAGAATAAACTAAGAAAGTGGGAAGAAAATAAATTCTATTTCCGAGATACAGATTTTTGTAAAATGAAACTGATTCTCAGTTATTTTGGTGAAGCTGATGCGGAAAACTGCGGAAAATGTTCCGTTTGCAGAAAACGGACAGCGTCCAAGCGTAATCTCTCATCAGAAATCATTTTGCAGCTGGAGAAAAAGCCTATGACATTGGATGAAATGTGTGCTGCTCTGCATTTTTATCAGAGAGAAACCGTTTCTGAAACCATTATTTTTCTCTTAGATATCGGGAAAGTCAAAATGTTGAATTATAAAACTTATATGCTCAATCAATAA
- a CDS encoding OmpA family protein, whose amino-acid sequence MKQDLLSLAVVAILLPMSLAGQAVSADANSGSQNIAPFSQDSKRFNDWSISVGAGVPLVQSADMTSIKNGNGKNLFGYSAYISVDKAITHAFGINLQYDRGETRQGQINTKDHKALAGNYPAGRTQYDAISLLGDVNFSNLLRRVDNKSPFRWALHGYAGIGTLAYRSYRQDPGTEFNQVLNYEAKPFKLSSLFGQAGAGLKFKVNNRIDIEGRLMYVVTGDDEFDGAGVGQNGYNLIEDQVSDNMFNGTLGLTFKLGKHESHLMWHDPLQEIYYKLDVLNDKTQDIEVCKKGDADNDGVCDDWDRQLDTPAGARVDGAGVALDVDLDGVIDLNDKCVTVPGPVENNGCPVTSTTQAGVVTDGERLLKGIEFDLDSDRILPSNRPILTQAINYINASGVDFKVIGGTDTRGTNRYNQKLSERRAQNVKNYLIENGADRKKLEAIGTGEKNLLYPECDPAEKCEEWKNRANRRVYFEEK is encoded by the coding sequence ATGAAACAAGATTTATTATCATTAGCAGTCGTAGCAATTTTGTTGCCTATGAGTTTGGCAGGCCAGGCTGTATCAGCAGATGCTAATTCAGGTTCTCAGAATATTGCGCCATTTTCACAGGATTCAAAAAGATTCAATGACTGGTCTATCTCTGTGGGAGCAGGTGTTCCTTTGGTTCAGTCAGCAGATATGACTTCTATTAAGAACGGAAATGGTAAAAATCTATTTGGATATTCGGCTTATATTAGTGTAGATAAAGCAATTACCCACGCGTTTGGTATCAATCTGCAATACGACAGGGGTGAAACCAGACAAGGACAAATCAATACAAAAGATCATAAAGCTTTGGCGGGGAATTATCCTGCCGGAAGAACACAATATGATGCAATCTCACTTCTTGGGGATGTTAATTTTTCCAACTTGCTAAGAAGAGTAGATAATAAGTCTCCATTCAGATGGGCTCTTCATGGTTACGCAGGTATCGGTACTTTAGCATATAGATCTTACAGACAAGATCCCGGAACTGAATTTAATCAAGTTTTGAACTATGAAGCAAAACCATTTAAATTGAGCTCGCTTTTTGGCCAGGCTGGTGCAGGTCTTAAATTTAAGGTCAATAACAGGATTGATATCGAAGGTCGTTTGATGTATGTGGTTACAGGTGATGATGAGTTTGACGGAGCTGGTGTTGGACAGAATGGATATAACTTAATAGAAGATCAGGTTTCCGATAATATGTTCAATGGGACTCTAGGCTTAACATTTAAACTTGGTAAGCATGAATCTCATCTAATGTGGCACGATCCATTGCAGGAGATTTATTATAAACTTGATGTTCTTAACGATAAAACTCAGGATATAGAAGTCTGTAAAAAAGGAGATGCAGATAATGATGGTGTTTGTGATGATTGGGACAGACAACTAGACACTCCTGCTGGCGCAAGAGTTGATGGAGCTGGAGTTGCGCTTGATGTAGATTTGGATGGAGTTATTGACCTTAATGATAAATGTGTAACTGTTCCAGGGCCAGTAGAAAACAACGGATGTCCCGTAACTTCTACAACTCAGGCAGGAGTAGTGACGGACGGTGAAAGATTATTAAAAGGAATTGAATTTGATTTAGATTCAGACAGAATTCTTCCTTCTAATAGACCTATTCTTACTCAAGCGATCAATTATATCAACGCTTCAGGGGTTGATTTTAAAGTGATAGGTGGGACAGATACAAGAGGAACTAACAGATACAACCAGAAATTATCTGAAAGGAGAGCACAAAATGTCAAAAATTATTTGATAGAGAATGGTGCAGACAGAAAAAAATTGGAAGCTATTGGTACAGGAGAGAAAAACCTGCTTTATCCGGAATGTGATCCTGCCGAAAAGTGCGAAGAATGGAAAAACAGAGCAAACAGAAGAGTATATTTCGAAGAGAAATAA
- a CDS encoding OmpA family protein yields MNGIELQLTKDIIRDKSFNSVDKAIKIIKAFGSQDRFIVLGAKDSSETAIFYNNLSKSRVDAVVKYLVNKRVPASILNAEGRGKKDLKYVEYDPATKCSGWTNEANRSVYFVAR; encoded by the coding sequence TTGAACGGAATTGAACTTCAATTAACAAAAGATATAATCAGAGATAAATCATTTAATAGCGTGGATAAGGCTATAAAAATTATTAAAGCATTTGGCTCACAAGATAGATTTATAGTATTGGGTGCTAAAGATAGTAGTGAAACAGCAATTTTTTATAATAATTTATCAAAATCGAGAGTAGATGCTGTCGTAAAATATCTTGTTAATAAAAGAGTTCCTGCAAGCATACTTAATGCAGAAGGTAGAGGAAAAAAGGACTTGAAGTATGTAGAATATGATCCTGCTACAAAATGTTCAGGATGGACAAATGAAGCTAACAGAAGTGTGTATTTTGTAGCTAGATAA